ACATTGTGTCAATACCAGACCCATATTAAATAGTAATGATAAAGTCACATCATGCACACCTTTTGTTTTCCTAGAAAAGCTACTCTCATCCATCGACTTAATTTAAAAGATATTTCAGAGTCTGGGAGTACGTGCAGTACTATGAgattgagctagatgaaccaggaCCAATCTTGCACTCTGCCACAAGCTCTCTAGGTGACCTTAATCAAGCCCCTGGCTCTCTCCAcacttccatttcccccccttccatttgtcccatgatttctagCCATGGGTatgagaggtttttcttttgccttgctgctttcccctggaaaacccaatCTTTGCTATTGAATCAAAACAAATGTCAATCTGTAGAAAAGCCAATggatatttgttctgatttagcagtaaacagcaggttttctcagggaaagtggtgggacaaagaAAAATCTCTTgaaagcatggggcaaacagaagtgtggaccaGCCCTAACATAAGGAAAGCCCTGCAGAATCAGGCACAGTGGCCCATCCAGtctagaatcctgttctcaccgtggccaacaagatgcctttgggaaccctgcaagcaggacctctgagcacaagagcattctctctggtttccagcaactggtattcagaaacttgTGGCCTCCTTTAGTCGAGGTAGAACAttgccaccatggctagtagcccttgttagccttttaaagccatccaagttggtagccccCATTACTTGTGGGAGTGAATCCAATATGTGAAGAtgtccttccttttgtctgtcctgggtcttccaacattcagctccaaACTACACGTGATGTGGCAGCAACAGTTTTAGCCCTCTCCattcattattgtttttaaaagccaaactTGGTCTGGGCAGGCTACAAGGTGGGGTGTGAGAAAGACAGATGGGAGGGTGCTTAACCATTTTTATTCTGGCAATTTCCCAGCTCAAAATATCACCCCCAATATGCTTTTTAATCTTGGAGGTGGAAAGAAAGATGTCCcttgctggggtggggaaccagtggtTGACCAGATGTTTTTAGATTCCATCTCCCAGCAGCTCCAGTCAGTGCAGTCataaggaatgatgggaattttatTCCAGCAAcattctggagggccataggttcatCACCGCTGGCCTAAATAGCTGTTTTGATGATTTCTCACATAGCATATATGTAAAGTGCTTTGAGAAGTCAGTCATATTCTATTTTTTTAGCTGAAgttcttgtgtttttaaaattaaaagttttGAACAGAAAGATAAAGAAAGATCTGCTGGAGTCTATTTAGACTGTAAAGTGGTAATGACTCAGTAGGTTTCTGAAATTTTGGCACCTTTACAAAACTGCTCTTTGCTGATCAAATTGCTGTTCTACCCTACCTGTTTATCACAGGCTTGAAATAGCAATTTAGGGGTGAAAAAATGCTGTTTGTAAGATTCTCGGAATAATCCTGTTTCTGGTACAGGAACTGAAGTCAAGGTCCGCTCCACCGTGTCTCTTTGAATAGCTCAAGCGTCAGACGTGATTATGACACATCTTTAACCTCTTTAAAATAGGATGGGATTGTTTTCACCTGCACAGCTCTTCCTCCAGCCTCCTTGACTCCCAAGACATGCCCTGACTAGTAGTAGCTTCTGAATTTCAGGAGATAAAAGTCTGTTAGATTGTATGGAGTTACTCTGAGAAACGCTGGAACATGAAATCTCTCAATTTTTTTTAACCTTGAGGCTGGTGATGGAGCATAGCAGATTGTAGTCTTTATGTAGAACACGTTTAGAACTTCCAAGGTCAAAATACACTTATTGAACTTAAGATGGTGGGCATGAATGAGAAATGGCTGTTGCTCTCGTGTCTTGCTTGGGGGCTTCACAGAGGcatttgattggccactgtggaaaatggAATGCTGGATTAAATAAACCCTCTGTCTGACCAGCAGGCACCTATGTTCTTATGCAATATGGAAGCAGTATAGACCCAGAAGCACTGGGATCAATGTCCTTTCCATCAAGAGACAGGCTACCCTGATGTGATCTATGTGCCACTTAAAACAAAATGTTCATGCTGACTGGGCTGgtggttgtagtcccaaactttTGGAAGGCTAGTGAAAACAGTGCTTTCAGTTAGTTGCctgtgtgttttaaaacattaTATTGAAGGCTTTATCACCTAAACTGGCTTTCCTACACATAAATTTGGATGTGTGTACATGTGCAAGCCTATGTGTTTGTCACATGTGATCCGCTCCATGTGAGAGTTTCATAATGTCCTCCATGGAAATTCATTCATGGCTTAGCATTTCTGAAGAACCACACAGTTCCTTGATGAGCTTTCACAATATATAGCTTGCCTACCATAGAATCGTATGTGAAGCACACATATCGAGGTTTATTCTAAATCGTGTTCTCATTTCAAATGAGGCAAAAGAGAGGCTTGGCATTTTTGGCTAGTTCCTCACATGAAGTGGATATGTTTTCTAGAAATGATGATGTTCCCAAGGGCTACCTAGTGATCTACAATCActgtgcccacttacctgggaatatgcTTCATTGCACTCAATGGGGCTTCTTTTGATGCTAGTATAGGATCACACCATAATATACTGATACCCAAGTTCATCTAGTGGTTTTGATAATGTTGGAAGGGGGCCGTGAACAGTGAACCAGGAAGTCTATGGTTCAAATGTCACCTTTTGCTATGAACTCACTACTTAGTTAGCCTTAGGCAAACTGATAGGCTCAGCCACTTGGTCATCTGCCATACAGGGCTAATGATTCTGACCTACCTTGTATACTGCGGAATTACTGAAAAAAGGTGTATGATTCAGTTGTGCTAAATAACTCTTAAATATTATTGCAGCTGGAGACTTGGATCTCCCACTAACCATGACATCATGCTTATTCCCTGGTATGTGAAGAGGAGAATGAGATGGGCTACCCATTGGCAAAAGGATCTAGACAGAATGTTTTCCAAAACAAGAATGGTATTTGATCATTTAATGATCATCAAAGCTGGCCTGCTACATCAGTACCACACAGGCTCACTATGATTTTCTACTTTTCAACAAATGGCTTGCatgatttggggaaattgctcccTTGACTAACCCAGACATGctttcttgtttttaatttccCATCTGTAGACCTGAGCAGATATCTGTTGTTAATCCTTCCAGAGTGAAACAATGAGAGAGGCAGTGTGTTGCATTGGTTGGATGAAGACTGGGAAGACCaaagttcaaatcccccacttagTTATGATGCTCACCTTAGACTGGTCACCATACCCtaccttgcaggattgttgtaagaataaaatggaggtgggtggggagaagatttgtataccaccctgaagTCCTTGAAGGCAGGCAAATCACAGTCAAGATAGTGTAAGCATTCCGGGTCTGTTTAACTAGATCAAAGTACACTTCTTTCCTAGTTTTCTTAAGCAATTGAGAAGTCCAGCATTTCAGGGAGGAAAACTTAAGCCTAAACAGCATAGAGGCTGTCTTGTTATACAGATGGTATCACAACGCATGCACTATAAACATAAGAGAACTGAAGCTGACTAGGACAGATATCAGTAGTTATCAGGcagaccagcaaaacacaaagagcAGATAAAATGATCAGAGAGAGATCAAACACCAAAGCCATACGTGACCATAAGGCATGGCATTCTGGTCAGCACAAAAGCCATTTTTTAGTACAAtaagccagatgttgttgggaatgCAGATAAAATCCAATAAGCAATGGCACTACTGTAGACACTTCAAAGAAATTGATTGTAGCTGCTGTTGACTATTAGCAAAGAGGGTCTGGTCTTGTCCTGAGATCTCCtgtgacctgggttcaaattagTCTTCAGAGTAGACTTTTTATATGACCTTTTGGCAAGTCAGGTCAGACGTACCATTTCATGGGCTGAGTCTGATAGGGTTTCCTGCAACTCTTTCTCAAAGCTCTTCCAGATTCTCCATATTTGTATTCATCTCAATCAAAGGTTTGTAAGTCAGTTTGTTTCCAATCAACACATGGaatttctgttttggtttttacCCTAAGtatgaggtaaaaggtaaagggacccctgaccattaggtccagtcgtggccaactctggggttgcagcactcatcttgctttattggccgagggagccggcatacagcttccgggtcatgtggccagcatggctaagttgcttctggcgaaccagagcagcgcacggaaacgccgtttaccttcccgccgaagtggtacctatttatctacctgcactatgacgtgcttttgaactgctaggttggcaggagctgggaccgagcaacgggagctcacccggtcatggcgattcgaaccgccgaccttctgatcggcaagtcctaggctctgtagtttaacccacagtgccacccgcgttcctataAGTATGAGGACATTGCCATTTTATGAGACTTGTGGTCCTACAAATATTTTACTCTGCAGCCTCATATTAGAAAGAGAGTTAGCAGGCTATAGAGACCACCGTTCTTTCTCCTGTGCATCACGTTACCGGGTAGTGTCTGGTTGGAGTCACCATTTAGTTAACAAACTTCATTTTGGATTCCTTAGTAGCACATGCAACATACATATGCCACTCACAGCTGATGTCGTTGCTGCAGGAAAACTTTTACTGCATTAAATGACTGGTGCCGGAGATGGCAAGGATTGCTGCCCACATCAGTTACAGCCGATTTCAGATAAATTATTTTGTTTGGAAAAATAGAAAAGATCTTGATTTCAAAGTTCTAATTCAAGATTGcagcaatatttttaaataaaaagctatttggattattttttttaaaaaataaaacgatGCCATTATTGATCTCAGAGGTGCAGAACAGATAAATCTGTTTAGTCCAGAGGAGTGGCGGCCAACCTCTGGTCATTTTGGCAAGGGTTGTTGGGAGATTGTGTCCTACAACATGGGCcagcacaggttccctatccctggccTAGACTGTGGGGAGAGAGTTCCTAGATCAATGACGCTCTTCAAATGTTTGGGCCCCCTGTAAATCCCACCCCTCCTTAAAGCTTGGAAATGCATCTCGTATACTCTGCACACCCCAAGCCTTCTTTTTCTCATCTCTGGGACCAATCACGTAAGCTGAGAAGTTGCTGGAAGGATAAGCAGCATCTGCATTTTGTCTCCAGCTTATCTCCATCCTTCCCAAGGACCAAGCAGAACCTATTTAAAATTCAGATTGGTTTTGCATCCGCCAAGCTCACTCGTGACACTATCCTCGACCCCACCAAACCTATTTGCATGAACAAATGCCACTCAAAATAAATACAGCATTACTGCATCTAAGTAGGATTGACGTAAGTGGATGCTTTCTTTGCTTTGGGCACCCTTTTGTTCCCTGTTGCACTGCTCTTAAAACTAAGAGAGGCTCATGATGAAACTGACAGACAAATTAGATCAGGTTAGCAAGGCATTTGTGAACTGGGGCAGTGAGCCTTCCCTCCACCCGCACCCACCAGCATCTCTGGTTGGACTTCAGCTGCATTccacccccccttctttctttctttttttgctctggAGAGTTTAGGATGAGAGGATGTGTATGGTTTGTTTGCAAGTGGGTGGATACAAATGACAGATGGAGCTGCCCAGCACTGCAGGGGGTCAAGTCCTCCAATTCACATAAGGATGTTGAGTGAAAGCAAAGGGAGGGGTGGGAAAGGGGGCTGGGTCGCCTGGATTTTAAGACAAATCCCAAGGAAGGAACTGCAGCCTcctgagtgagtgtgtgtgtgagagtgaggaGGAGATGACACACAGGCTGAGCAAGCCCCTGGCCAGATCTGCCTAAAGCTGTGATAAGGAGGCGCAGGAGAGGCAAATGAGCTGAGACCCTGGGACTTTTTCCTCCTTGCAACAAGGAAGGAACTTGTACGGAGTGGATCCAGATTGGTGAAGGATTCTACAAGATTGGAAGAGAGGCCTCTTCCACCTTCTCCTTCTTGAGCAGGCATGGAGTCCAGCAACGACACTGACAGCTACCCAGGCATTCTGGAGTGTGACTACGAGGACTGGAGTTCATCCAGGATCCTGATTCCCTCCATCTACTTGCTGGTTTTCTTCCTAGGAACCACCGGCAACGGCTTGGTGCTATGGACCATTTTCTGCGGAGGCCAGGAGAAACGGCGGTCTGCAGACACGTTCATTGCCAACCTGGCAGTGGCCGACCTCACCTTTGTGGTCACCTTGCCACTTTGGGCTACCTACGTCATCCTGGACTACGACTGGCCCTTTGGCTCTTTTGCCTGCAAGCTCAGCAGCTACCTGGTCTTTGTCAACATGTACGCCAGTGTCTTCTGCCTCACTGGGCTCAGCTTTGACCGCTACCTGGCCATCGTCCGCCCCATCGCAAATGCCAAGCTGAGGTCCAAGGTCAGTGGGCTTTTGGTAACCCTAACCCTCTGGGCCATGGCAGTCCTCCTAGCCTTGCCAGCCATGATCTTCCGGAGCACAACCGTCTTCACCGGGACAGACAAAGTTACGTGCTACATGAATTTCTCCAGTGTGGCCACCGATGAGACCGAGCAGGTCTGGGAAGCAGGGCTGGGCTTGTCTTCCACCCTCCTGGGCTTTGTGCTTCCCTTTGCCATCATGCTGACCTGCTACTTCTTCATTGCCCGCACCATTGCCGGCCACTTCCGAAAGGAGCGCACTGAAGCGCTGAGGAAGCGGAAGCGCCTGCTGACCATCATCATCGTCCTGGTGGCCACCTTCGCCGTCTGCTGGCTGCCCTTCCACTTTGTGAAGACCATCTACATGCTGATGGACTGGGGGGTGATGCCCTTGTCTTGTGGCTTCCACGCCTTCCTCAGCAACCTCCACCCGTACAGCAGCTGCTTGGCCTACATCAACAGCTGCCTCAACCCTTTCCTCTACGCCTTCTTTGACCCCCGCTTCCGACAGGCCTGCGCCGCCCTCCTCTGCTGCAGCCCAGGGCATTTGGCAGGATCTGGTGGGGACAAGTCGGCCAGCTACTCCTCCGGCCACAGCCAGAACCACCTGGGGAAAGGAGCAGATGCACAGCGGGAGAAGCAGTGCCCCGACAGCCAGGAGACTCTGCTCCGGGGATAAAAGCTGGACTACGCCGCATACAAATGTCAAGGACTTTGGAGATAAGGGGCTCTGTTTTCCTCTTTTCCACCCTCTTCTGTGGGCCCTTCCTTTCTAATGCTGTACTATCTTTTTCAGGGTTCCCTTACCCCTTCTGACTCACACCCCCTTCTGCCTTTCTTTGTCTTTCTCTGCCCGCCACCTCGTCCCCTAAACCAGAGCTGGAAAAATTGGTGGTCTTcaattgttgctggactccacctcccatcatggcccaaaggtcaggggtgatgggagatgtggtccaaCATCCATGTTTAACTTTGCCACTTGACCTCTTTTTAAGATGGAATATCCTGCAGTGATGGGATGAGCTAAGCTCCCAAGGAACAATTAGGAGCTCTGCCAGCTGTtctggagtgaaaaatacaggtCATGGTGCTGAAACATAACTTTGCTGGGCACTGGCTCTGTCTCCTGCTCCATAGCACTTTCAATACAGTTTTGCTTCTGTCCCCCCCTCTGCACATCTGTGCTTTTTATTGGCACGGTGCAAAGACAAATCTGCCTTAATTTGTGCTACTTGACATTCCAGTAGCACGGCAGCAAGAAAGAGGGAGCAGAGATGAGTTCCTTAAGAGGGGACCAGCTGTCTTAGGAGGCAAGCAAAGTCTGCAATCCCACACACACATAGTTGGGAACGAGTCCCCTCGAACTCACACTTCTGAGCAGGCATAACTGGGGTTGCACAGATGGTCTGATCACCGAGGAGTCAGCCTATAACTTCTAGGCAAATCCTGGGCATTCTAGAAAGGCAGCAATCCCATGCGCATGAAATTAACGGGACTCATTTCCAATTAAATCAGGACAGGATCATCCAGTGTGTCCCACTGGGTTCCACTgggcttactttcaagtaagcagCATAGGATTACAACCTTGGGTAAGGATTTTTAGCTTATGGTgaacccccccctcccctggttatagaaccataaaattgtagagttggaagggaccccaagggtctacaatctagtccaacccccgcaatgcagcaATGTCATAATTCATTCTGCTCCACACTCCCTAAATAACAACAAACCTGGGAGTAATAACTTATTATCTGTAGCtggctgttgttatttttttttttatttttgctgctgctgttgtctgaGCCAGCCTCTGGTCAGGATTCCCTGCCTCAGAAGTTTCCCCACCCACACAATTCATTCTTCTTGTCAGGAGACACCTGGGGATGTGATCGATTTACAGCTCCCAGTTGCTCTAAACCTCTGCCGGAGCAAAATGACCACAGCTCAAGGAATGTATCCTTTTTAAGATCCAGCACTAGGACTGGCACCATGGACAGAGGTCTCCGGCCTGctcccctgtacagtggtacctcgggttacatacgcttcatacATACATACGCTTCTTACATACGCTTACATAAGGTTCAGGTTACtcaatccgctaacccagaaatattacctcgggttaagaattttgcttcaggatgagaacagaaatcatgctccggcagtgcggcggcagcaggagaccgcataagctaaagtggtgcttcaggttaagaacggacctccggaatgaattaagtaccgtacttaacccgaggtaccactgtagttgaaatgtGCCTTATAAGATGCACTGAGAACAGATACCAGGCTGCCCTTCCCTTTgttcttctccctcttttcctgTCCCTTAACACCCCCTCCCACTTTATTTCCTGCCACAAGATGTGAAGGAAAGATGTGAGGTGTGAGAAACTATCTCCccttcctcacacacacacaattatggaTGGTTTAGTAGGAGTGACTTCTTGGGTTTTCAGTTTTTTATGGTAtaatccccccctttccccacaatTCACTGGGAGCTGGTTTCTCCCAGAATGTGTACAGAACCCCCC
The Podarcis muralis chromosome 1, rPodMur119.hap1.1, whole genome shotgun sequence DNA segment above includes these coding regions:
- the LOC114601534 gene encoding apelin receptor → MESSNDTDSYPGILECDYEDWSSSRILIPSIYLLVFFLGTTGNGLVLWTIFCGGQEKRRSADTFIANLAVADLTFVVTLPLWATYVILDYDWPFGSFACKLSSYLVFVNMYASVFCLTGLSFDRYLAIVRPIANAKLRSKVSGLLVTLTLWAMAVLLALPAMIFRSTTVFTGTDKVTCYMNFSSVATDETEQVWEAGLGLSSTLLGFVLPFAIMLTCYFFIARTIAGHFRKERTEALRKRKRLLTIIIVLVATFAVCWLPFHFVKTIYMLMDWGVMPLSCGFHAFLSNLHPYSSCLAYINSCLNPFLYAFFDPRFRQACAALLCCSPGHLAGSGGDKSASYSSGHSQNHLGKGADAQREKQCPDSQETLLRG